One genomic window of Coregonus clupeaformis isolate EN_2021a chromosome 12, ASM2061545v1, whole genome shotgun sequence includes the following:
- the LOC121577717 gene encoding RING finger protein 207 produces the protein MAGKMAGGVLSPLDNLCGVDCANVHPLFCHLCHEQYQHPCLLDCYHIFCARCLRGRVNESRLNCPLCGYPSIVKGMNALPPEDRLLKFLVDNSTDDCEETVQCANCDQESNKQDTGPMYYCNTCSQPLCGACRDSTHKAKMFSHHEIVFLAKRTKVGHRMCSLHEEPYIMFSTEKKSMLCIKCFRDMQVESRTHCIDIETAYMQGCEILDQAVLAVKELQTSAREAIIMLRAMIGEVCSNMEEEENAICNLFNSMQERLAERKNILLRAAQSQHEEKEKVLKEQLSHLAALLPTLQVHLVTCSAFLSSANKFEFLDMGYQLMERLRRIVKLPHRLGPVQSSKINTDYRGEFARCLEPLLLLGQRRPASITGATSIAALLHSPLSMSCRSPSLSDMPLGSAAGRKPTSHRYICTKVLLAEGGDTPFTEHCRNYENSYRTLQTEIQNLKDQVQELHRDLTKHHSLINTDTMGEILDRSLHIDGQITSQYSSVETMRALFEEIWEETFQRVTNEQEIYEAQLHDLQQLKQENSYLTTIARQIGPYILSIAKVKERLEPRFQELKELHDDRTETMLKIYEDTSMAMDTQHSEDHTCLTNSDWERNTDNRSLIIQSDEASIKTNDYHWPGRQTANHNEMPL, from the exons ATGGCTGGCAAG ATGGCAGGGGGTGTCCTCTCTCCTTTGGATAATCTGTGTGGAGTGGACTGTGCCAATGTCCATCCCCTGTTTTGTCACCTGTGCCATGAGCAGTACCAGCACCCATGCCTCTTAGACTGTTACCACATCTTCTGTGCGCGCTGCCTACGAGGCAGAGTCAATGAAAGCCGTCTCAACTGCCCCCTCTGCGG ATACCCATCAATTGTAAAAGGGATGAATGCACTCCCACCAGAGGACCGTCTGCTGAAGTTCCTGGTTGATAACTCTACTGATGACTGTGAAGAGACAGTCCAGTGTGCCAACTGTGACCAAGAGAGTAACAAACAG gacACAGGGCCAATGTACTACTGTAACACGTGTAGCCAGCCCCTGTGTGGAGCTTGCAGGGATTCCACACACAAGGCCAAGATGTTCTCCCACCATGAGATCGTGTTCCTGGCCAAACGCACCAAAGTGGGCCACCGGATGTGCT CTCTCCACGAGGAGCCCTACATCATGTTCTCCACAGAGAAGAAGTCGATGCTCTGCATCAAGTGTTTCAGAGACATGCAAGT GGAGAGCCGGACACACTGCATCGATATTGAGACAGCATACATGCAAGGCTGTGAGATACTAGACCAGGCAGTGCTG GCAGTGAAGGAGCTGCAGACATCGGCCCGTGAGGCTATTATCATGCTGAGGGCCATGATAGGGGAGGTGTGCTCCAatatggaggaagaggagaatgcAATCTGCAACCTCTTCAACAGTATGCAG GAAAGACTGGCTGAGAGGAAGAACATTCTGTTGCGAGCGGCTCAAAG cCAACATGAAGAAAAGGAGAAGGTGCTAAAGGAGCAGCTCTCACACCTTGCTGCCCTCCTGCCAACCCTGCAG GTTCACCTGGTCACCTGCTCAGCCTTTCTCAGCTCAGCCAACAAGTTTGAGTTTCTGGACATGGGATAT cAACTCATGGAAAGGCTGAGGAGGATTGTGAAGCTTCCTCATCGACTGGGACCAGTGCAAAGCAGCAAA attAACACAGACTACAGGGGTGAGTTTGCTCGCTGTCTCGAGCCTCTACTGCTGCTGGGACAGCGCCGCCCAGCCTCCATTACCGGAGCAACTAGTATTGCAGCCCT GCTCCATTCCCCCCTCTCCATGTCGTGCCGCTCCCCATCCCTCAGTGACATGCCCCTGGGCTCGGCCGCGGGGAGAAAGCCCACCTCCCACCGCTACATCTGCACCAAGGTCCTCCTGGCAGAGGGGGGTGACACACCCTTCACTGAGCACTGCCGAAACTATGAGAACAGTTACAGG ACCCTCCAGACTGAGATCCAGAACCTGAAGGACCAGGTACAGGAGCTACACAGGGACCTGACCAAGCACCACTCCCTCATCAACACAGACACCATGGGGGAGATCCTGGACCGCTCCCTGCACATCGACGGACAGATCACCTCCCAGTACTCCTCTGTGGAGACCATGAGGGCTCTGTTTGAAGAG ATTTGGGAGGAGACCTTTCAGAGGGTCACTAATGAGCAGGAGATCTATGAAG CACAGCTCCATGACCTGCAGCAGCTGAAGCAGGAGAACTCGTACCTGACCACCATCGCCCGACAGATTGGACCATACATCCTGTCTATCGCCAAGGTTAAGGAGCGCCTAGAACCCAG ATTTCAGGAGCTCAAAGAGCTTCATGATGACCGCACAGAAACCATGCTGAAAATCTATGAGGACACCTCTATGGCCATGGACACACAACACAG TGAAGACCACACCTGTCTCACTAACAGTGACTGGGAAAGGAACACGGACAACCGTTCCCTCATCATACAGTCTGATGAGGCTTCCATCAAGACCAACGACTACCATTGGCCAGGAAGGCAGACAGCCAATCACAATGAGATGCCATTATAA